In one Xiphophorus couchianus chromosome 17, X_couchianus-1.0, whole genome shotgun sequence genomic region, the following are encoded:
- the cpm gene encoding carboxypeptidase M isoform X1 — MSSSLFLLLSLLVPTLMLEFRYHDNREIEQYLLQVSADNPDITHLYSIGKSVKGQQLWVLALGARPRRHAVGVPEFKYVANMHGNEVLGRVLLLQLIAELVRGYRDNETWSLQLLNSTRIHILPTLNPDGFDEADTNCLLGQGRLNHNGVDLNRGFPDAFAGLRKQQLNEEQREAEVRAVIGWLRSETFVLSANLHGGALVASYPYDNSDQGSVWMVSPSIAPDDDVFIHLAKAYSYNHASMHKGNLCVDSGPFQDGITNGYNWYKLEGGMQDYNYIWAQCLELTLELSCCKFPEPKELPALWMENKKALLAYIQQVHLGVKGQVFDGWGRPVQNAVVEVKGRRNMCPFRTNQHGEYYRLLLPGNYTFKVSYPGHKVLTETLSVPYGPEKYSAMKHDFKLRRIASTTVRTQAEPSPSCNNSLLPQGGGTTARTAWYGLTVGLSLVTVLQSLMD, encoded by the exons ATGTCTTcatccctcttcctcctcctctcccttctCGTCCCCACCCTGATGTTGGAGTTTcgttaccatgacaacagagAAATCGAGCAGTACCTGCTCCAGGTCAGCGCCGACAACCCCGACATCACACACCTGTACAGCATCGGCAAGTCGGTGAAAG gtcAGCAGCTGTGGGTGTTGGCTCTGGGTGCTCGTCCTCGCCGCCACGCCGTCGGCGTCCCGGAGTTCAAATATGTGGCCAACATGCATGGAAACGAG gttcTGGGTCGcgttctcctcctccagctgatcGCTGAGCTGGTCCGCGGTTACCGTGACAACGAGACCTGgtcgctgcagctgctgaacaGCACGCGCATCCACATCCTGCCGACTCTGAACCCGGACGGCTTCGACGAGGCCGACACAAACTGCCTGTTAGGCCAGGGAAG GCTAAACCATAACGGCGTCGATCTGAATCGGGGATTTCCTGACGCTTTCGCTGGTCTTCGAAAGCAGCAGCTGAACGAGGAGCAGAGGGAAGCTGAG GTCagagctgtgattggctggcTACGAAGCGAAACTTTTGTTCTCTCCGCCAACCTTCATGGAGGCGCCTTGGTGGCCAGTTATCCTTACGACAACAGCGACCAAG GTTCTGTTTGGATGGTCTCGCCCAGCATCGCGCCTGATGACGACGTGTTCATCCACCTAGCGAAGGCTTACTCATACAACCACGCCTCCATGCACAAGGGGAACCTCTGCGTCGACAGCGGACCTTTCCAGGACGGCATCACTAATGGCTACAACTGGTACAAGTTGGAAG GTGGGATGCAGGACTACAACTACATTTGGGCGCAGTGTTTGGAGCTGACGCTGGAGCTTTCCTGCTGCAAGTTTCCTGAACCCAAAGAACTTCCTGCCCTGTGGATGGAGAACAAAAAGGCTCTGCTAGCTTACATCCAGCAGGTCCACCTGG GGGTGAAAGGTCAAGTGTTTGACGGTTGGGGGAGGCCGGTGCAGAACGCGGTGGTGGAGGTCAAGGGTCGCAGGAATATGTGTCCGTTCAGAACCAACCAGCATGGAGAATATTACCGGCTGCTGTTGCCTGGAAACTACACCTTCAAG GTGTCGTATCCGGGTCACAAGGTTCTGACAGAAACGCTCAGCGTCCCGTACGGTCCAGAAAAATATTCTGCAATGAAGCACGACTTTAAGCTGCGACGCATCGCCTCGACAACGGTCCGCACTCAAGCTGAGCCAAGCCCGTCTTGTAATAACTCATTACTGCCTCAAGGTGGCGGCACCACGGCCAGAACCGCCTGGTACGGACTGACAGTTGGGCTCAGTTTAGTGACGGTGCTTCAGTCTCTGATGGACTGA
- the cpm gene encoding carboxypeptidase M isoform X3 yields MSSSLFLLLSLLVPTLMLEFRYHDNREIEQYLLQVSADNPDITHLYSIGKSVKGQQLWVLALGARPRRHAVGVPEFKYVANMHGNEVLGRVLLLQLIAELVRGYRDNETWSLQLLNSTRIHILPTLNPDGFDEADTNCLLGQGRLNHNGVDLNRGFPDAFAGLRKQQLNEEQREAEVRAVIGWLRSETFVLSANLHGGALVASYPYDNSDQGSVWMVSPSIAPDDDVFIHLAKAYSYNHASMHKGNLCVDSGPFQDGITNGYNWYKLEGVKGQVFDGWGRPVQNAVVEVKGRRNMCPFRTNQHGEYYRLLLPGNYTFKVSYPGHKVLTETLSVPYGPEKYSAMKHDFKLRRIASTTVRTQAEPSPSCNNSLLPQGGGTTARTAWYGLTVGLSLVTVLQSLMD; encoded by the exons ATGTCTTcatccctcttcctcctcctctcccttctCGTCCCCACCCTGATGTTGGAGTTTcgttaccatgacaacagagAAATCGAGCAGTACCTGCTCCAGGTCAGCGCCGACAACCCCGACATCACACACCTGTACAGCATCGGCAAGTCGGTGAAAG gtcAGCAGCTGTGGGTGTTGGCTCTGGGTGCTCGTCCTCGCCGCCACGCCGTCGGCGTCCCGGAGTTCAAATATGTGGCCAACATGCATGGAAACGAG gttcTGGGTCGcgttctcctcctccagctgatcGCTGAGCTGGTCCGCGGTTACCGTGACAACGAGACCTGgtcgctgcagctgctgaacaGCACGCGCATCCACATCCTGCCGACTCTGAACCCGGACGGCTTCGACGAGGCCGACACAAACTGCCTGTTAGGCCAGGGAAG GCTAAACCATAACGGCGTCGATCTGAATCGGGGATTTCCTGACGCTTTCGCTGGTCTTCGAAAGCAGCAGCTGAACGAGGAGCAGAGGGAAGCTGAG GTCagagctgtgattggctggcTACGAAGCGAAACTTTTGTTCTCTCCGCCAACCTTCATGGAGGCGCCTTGGTGGCCAGTTATCCTTACGACAACAGCGACCAAG GTTCTGTTTGGATGGTCTCGCCCAGCATCGCGCCTGATGACGACGTGTTCATCCACCTAGCGAAGGCTTACTCATACAACCACGCCTCCATGCACAAGGGGAACCTCTGCGTCGACAGCGGACCTTTCCAGGACGGCATCACTAATGGCTACAACTGGTACAAGTTGGAAG GGGTGAAAGGTCAAGTGTTTGACGGTTGGGGGAGGCCGGTGCAGAACGCGGTGGTGGAGGTCAAGGGTCGCAGGAATATGTGTCCGTTCAGAACCAACCAGCATGGAGAATATTACCGGCTGCTGTTGCCTGGAAACTACACCTTCAAG GTGTCGTATCCGGGTCACAAGGTTCTGACAGAAACGCTCAGCGTCCCGTACGGTCCAGAAAAATATTCTGCAATGAAGCACGACTTTAAGCTGCGACGCATCGCCTCGACAACGGTCCGCACTCAAGCTGAGCCAAGCCCGTCTTGTAATAACTCATTACTGCCTCAAGGTGGCGGCACCACGGCCAGAACCGCCTGGTACGGACTGACAGTTGGGCTCAGTTTAGTGACGGTGCTTCAGTCTCTGATGGACTGA
- the cpm gene encoding carboxypeptidase M isoform X2, with translation MTRAASGQQLWVLALGARPRRHAVGVPEFKYVANMHGNEVLGRVLLLQLIAELVRGYRDNETWSLQLLNSTRIHILPTLNPDGFDEADTNCLLGQGRLNHNGVDLNRGFPDAFAGLRKQQLNEEQREAEVRAVIGWLRSETFVLSANLHGGALVASYPYDNSDQGSVWMVSPSIAPDDDVFIHLAKAYSYNHASMHKGNLCVDSGPFQDGITNGYNWYKLEGGMQDYNYIWAQCLELTLELSCCKFPEPKELPALWMENKKALLAYIQQVHLGVKGQVFDGWGRPVQNAVVEVKGRRNMCPFRTNQHGEYYRLLLPGNYTFKVSYPGHKVLTETLSVPYGPEKYSAMKHDFKLRRIASTTVRTQAEPSPSCNNSLLPQGGGTTARTAWYGLTVGLSLVTVLQSLMD, from the exons ATGACCCGCGCAGCATCAG gtcAGCAGCTGTGGGTGTTGGCTCTGGGTGCTCGTCCTCGCCGCCACGCCGTCGGCGTCCCGGAGTTCAAATATGTGGCCAACATGCATGGAAACGAG gttcTGGGTCGcgttctcctcctccagctgatcGCTGAGCTGGTCCGCGGTTACCGTGACAACGAGACCTGgtcgctgcagctgctgaacaGCACGCGCATCCACATCCTGCCGACTCTGAACCCGGACGGCTTCGACGAGGCCGACACAAACTGCCTGTTAGGCCAGGGAAG GCTAAACCATAACGGCGTCGATCTGAATCGGGGATTTCCTGACGCTTTCGCTGGTCTTCGAAAGCAGCAGCTGAACGAGGAGCAGAGGGAAGCTGAG GTCagagctgtgattggctggcTACGAAGCGAAACTTTTGTTCTCTCCGCCAACCTTCATGGAGGCGCCTTGGTGGCCAGTTATCCTTACGACAACAGCGACCAAG GTTCTGTTTGGATGGTCTCGCCCAGCATCGCGCCTGATGACGACGTGTTCATCCACCTAGCGAAGGCTTACTCATACAACCACGCCTCCATGCACAAGGGGAACCTCTGCGTCGACAGCGGACCTTTCCAGGACGGCATCACTAATGGCTACAACTGGTACAAGTTGGAAG GTGGGATGCAGGACTACAACTACATTTGGGCGCAGTGTTTGGAGCTGACGCTGGAGCTTTCCTGCTGCAAGTTTCCTGAACCCAAAGAACTTCCTGCCCTGTGGATGGAGAACAAAAAGGCTCTGCTAGCTTACATCCAGCAGGTCCACCTGG GGGTGAAAGGTCAAGTGTTTGACGGTTGGGGGAGGCCGGTGCAGAACGCGGTGGTGGAGGTCAAGGGTCGCAGGAATATGTGTCCGTTCAGAACCAACCAGCATGGAGAATATTACCGGCTGCTGTTGCCTGGAAACTACACCTTCAAG GTGTCGTATCCGGGTCACAAGGTTCTGACAGAAACGCTCAGCGTCCCGTACGGTCCAGAAAAATATTCTGCAATGAAGCACGACTTTAAGCTGCGACGCATCGCCTCGACAACGGTCCGCACTCAAGCTGAGCCAAGCCCGTCTTGTAATAACTCATTACTGCCTCAAGGTGGCGGCACCACGGCCAGAACCGCCTGGTACGGACTGACAGTTGGGCTCAGTTTAGTGACGGTGCTTCAGTCTCTGATGGACTGA
- the cpm gene encoding carboxypeptidase M isoform X4: MHGNEVLGRVLLLQLIAELVRGYRDNETWSLQLLNSTRIHILPTLNPDGFDEADTNCLLGQGRLNHNGVDLNRGFPDAFAGLRKQQLNEEQREAEVRAVIGWLRSETFVLSANLHGGALVASYPYDNSDQGSVWMVSPSIAPDDDVFIHLAKAYSYNHASMHKGNLCVDSGPFQDGITNGYNWYKLEGGMQDYNYIWAQCLELTLELSCCKFPEPKELPALWMENKKALLAYIQQVHLGVKGQVFDGWGRPVQNAVVEVKGRRNMCPFRTNQHGEYYRLLLPGNYTFKVSYPGHKVLTETLSVPYGPEKYSAMKHDFKLRRIASTTVRTQAEPSPSCNNSLLPQGGGTTARTAWYGLTVGLSLVTVLQSLMD; the protein is encoded by the exons ATGCATGGAAACGAG gttcTGGGTCGcgttctcctcctccagctgatcGCTGAGCTGGTCCGCGGTTACCGTGACAACGAGACCTGgtcgctgcagctgctgaacaGCACGCGCATCCACATCCTGCCGACTCTGAACCCGGACGGCTTCGACGAGGCCGACACAAACTGCCTGTTAGGCCAGGGAAG GCTAAACCATAACGGCGTCGATCTGAATCGGGGATTTCCTGACGCTTTCGCTGGTCTTCGAAAGCAGCAGCTGAACGAGGAGCAGAGGGAAGCTGAG GTCagagctgtgattggctggcTACGAAGCGAAACTTTTGTTCTCTCCGCCAACCTTCATGGAGGCGCCTTGGTGGCCAGTTATCCTTACGACAACAGCGACCAAG GTTCTGTTTGGATGGTCTCGCCCAGCATCGCGCCTGATGACGACGTGTTCATCCACCTAGCGAAGGCTTACTCATACAACCACGCCTCCATGCACAAGGGGAACCTCTGCGTCGACAGCGGACCTTTCCAGGACGGCATCACTAATGGCTACAACTGGTACAAGTTGGAAG GTGGGATGCAGGACTACAACTACATTTGGGCGCAGTGTTTGGAGCTGACGCTGGAGCTTTCCTGCTGCAAGTTTCCTGAACCCAAAGAACTTCCTGCCCTGTGGATGGAGAACAAAAAGGCTCTGCTAGCTTACATCCAGCAGGTCCACCTGG GGGTGAAAGGTCAAGTGTTTGACGGTTGGGGGAGGCCGGTGCAGAACGCGGTGGTGGAGGTCAAGGGTCGCAGGAATATGTGTCCGTTCAGAACCAACCAGCATGGAGAATATTACCGGCTGCTGTTGCCTGGAAACTACACCTTCAAG GTGTCGTATCCGGGTCACAAGGTTCTGACAGAAACGCTCAGCGTCCCGTACGGTCCAGAAAAATATTCTGCAATGAAGCACGACTTTAAGCTGCGACGCATCGCCTCGACAACGGTCCGCACTCAAGCTGAGCCAAGCCCGTCTTGTAATAACTCATTACTGCCTCAAGGTGGCGGCACCACGGCCAGAACCGCCTGGTACGGACTGACAGTTGGGCTCAGTTTAGTGACGGTGCTTCAGTCTCTGATGGACTGA